The following coding sequences are from one Desulfosporosinus orientis DSM 765 window:
- a CDS encoding energy-coupling factor transporter transmembrane component T: protein MSFLFFAVMLTFTMLFVHPVFLGLTLIPALIFSIILNGRKGLKFSLLFYLPMFLLVALANPLLNHRGRTVLFYFMDNPITLEAVLYGICSALSLIAVFAWFSCYNKVITADKFLYLFAKLSPAVALLITMTIRMTSKLKYQLKTITNVQHTIGLDHSTGNLRERIKKGMRVISILLSWSMEEAIETADSMKARGYGMKNRTTFALFKFDKRDGLLLALISLLAVLCLAGYILGYGTMQFYPSIKPLNLSPQAATLYLVFAVLGLLPIILEVRESWKWRSYK, encoded by the coding sequence GTGAGTTTTCTGTTTTTTGCCGTTATGCTGACCTTTACCATGCTTTTTGTTCATCCTGTTTTTCTGGGGTTAACCTTAATCCCGGCTCTGATCTTTTCCATCATCCTGAACGGACGGAAAGGCTTGAAGTTTAGTTTATTATTTTATCTGCCGATGTTTCTTTTGGTTGCTTTGGCTAATCCTTTGCTGAATCACCGTGGACGAACGGTTCTGTTTTATTTTATGGATAATCCCATTACCTTGGAGGCCGTACTCTACGGGATATGTTCGGCTCTGTCTCTTATCGCAGTTTTTGCCTGGTTTTCCTGCTACAACAAAGTGATAACAGCGGATAAGTTTTTATATTTATTTGCCAAGCTTTCTCCGGCTGTGGCTCTGCTCATAACCATGACTATAAGGATGACGTCTAAATTAAAATACCAGTTAAAAACCATAACCAACGTCCAACATACCATTGGCTTGGACCACAGCACAGGGAATCTCAGGGAAAGAATCAAAAAAGGGATGCGGGTCATTTCGATTTTGCTGAGCTGGTCCATGGAGGAGGCTATTGAAACAGCGGATTCCATGAAAGCCAGAGGGTATGGAATGAAAAACAGGACGACCTTTGCCCTCTTTAAATTTGATAAACGGGATGGCTTGCTGTTAGCCTTGATCAGCCTGTTGGCTGTCCTATGTCTGGCGGGGTATATTTTAGGCTATGGAACCATGCAATTTTATCCTTCGATAAAGCCTTTAAACTTATCCCCCCAGGCGGCTACCCTATACCTTGTTTTTGCAGTTTTGGGGTTATTGCCCATTATCCTAGAAGTAAGGGAGAGCTGGAAATGGCGTTCTTACAAATAA
- a CDS encoding ABC transporter ATP-binding protein, with amino-acid sequence MAFLQIKDLSFAYPKSQEKALYNVNLTIKQGEFVLVCGVSGCGKSTLLRHIKREIQPHGRREGVVYYQGMDIEALDQKISAAEIGFVMQNPETQLVTDTVWHELAFGLENLGLSTPEIRRKVAEMASFFGIDGWFRKPVDELSGGQKQLLNLAAVMVMQPKILILDEPTAQLDPIAAQDFLATIAKINRELEVTVILTEHRLEEVFLMADKVAVMDQGKILYFDTPEQAAKLLAEGDTPSAIFKGLPSAIRIFREIKMGDTCPLSVRDGRKWLADHMIPQGKAVFALKKQDLPGLRPVIKADEIWFKYSREGQEILRGFSLKAYAGEILSVLGGNGTGKTTMLGVISGLLKPNRGKVFIKGKKIETFNSKELYQNNLAFLPQNPKALFVCDTVLEDLQEAAAALNLDKPTFKAKIDEISQELRITALHERHPYDLSGGEQQKVALAKLLLLNPQIVLLDEPTKGLDPESKEELGEILKELCRKDVAIVLVTHDIEFAAEYTDRCAMMFDGDIVSEGYAKEFFAGNNFYTTAANRMAREIFPSAVTCEDVIELCKACV; translated from the coding sequence ATGGCGTTCTTACAAATAAAGGACTTGAGTTTTGCTTATCCGAAGAGTCAGGAAAAAGCCCTGTACAATGTGAACTTAACCATTAAGCAAGGAGAATTTGTCTTAGTCTGCGGTGTATCCGGCTGCGGAAAGAGTACTCTTTTGCGGCATATCAAGCGGGAAATTCAGCCTCATGGGCGGCGGGAGGGTGTGGTCTATTACCAGGGCATGGACATTGAAGCCTTGGACCAGAAGATCTCAGCAGCGGAAATCGGTTTTGTCATGCAAAATCCCGAGACGCAGCTGGTCACGGATACAGTTTGGCATGAATTGGCCTTTGGGCTGGAGAATTTGGGGCTCAGCACCCCGGAAATCCGGCGCAAGGTTGCGGAGATGGCCAGCTTTTTTGGCATTGACGGCTGGTTCAGAAAACCGGTGGACGAATTGTCCGGCGGCCAGAAACAGCTTCTCAACCTGGCAGCGGTCATGGTTATGCAGCCTAAAATTTTAATACTGGACGAACCTACGGCGCAGTTAGATCCCATCGCTGCCCAGGATTTCCTGGCTACCATTGCCAAAATCAACCGGGAACTGGAGGTTACCGTTATTCTCACAGAGCACCGGCTGGAAGAGGTATTCCTCATGGCTGATAAAGTCGCGGTTATGGACCAGGGGAAAATTCTCTATTTTGATACTCCTGAACAGGCGGCTAAGCTTTTAGCTGAGGGGGATACCCCATCTGCGATTTTTAAGGGGCTGCCCTCGGCAATCCGAATTTTCAGGGAGATAAAAATGGGGGATACTTGTCCTCTAAGTGTGCGTGACGGCAGGAAGTGGCTGGCAGACCATATGATTCCCCAGGGGAAAGCTGTCTTTGCGCTGAAGAAGCAGGACCTTCCGGGTCTAAGGCCCGTGATCAAAGCGGATGAAATTTGGTTTAAATATTCCCGGGAGGGGCAGGAGATTTTGCGGGGCTTTTCTCTGAAAGCCTATGCCGGGGAAATACTCAGTGTCTTAGGGGGAAACGGGACGGGCAAAACCACCATGCTGGGCGTGATTTCCGGATTACTGAAACCAAACCGAGGCAAGGTTTTTATCAAAGGCAAAAAAATTGAAACGTTCAATAGCAAGGAGCTTTATCAAAATAATTTAGCCTTCTTGCCCCAAAACCCAAAAGCCTTATTTGTCTGTGATACGGTTTTGGAGGATCTGCAGGAGGCAGCGGCAGCCTTAAATTTGGATAAACCTACCTTTAAGGCAAAAATTGATGAAATCAGCCAGGAACTGAGAATCACTGCTTTGCATGAACGGCATCCTTATGATCTTAGCGGCGGTGAACAGCAAAAAGTGGCCCTGGCCAAACTTCTGCTCCTGAACCCTCAAATCGTTTTATTAGATGAACCAACCAAAGGGCTGGACCCGGAGTCTAAAGAAGAATTGGGGGAAATCCTAAAAGAGCTTTGCCGCAAGGACGTAGCCATAGTATTAGTAACTCACGATATTGAGTTTGCCGCTGAGTACACTGACCGATGTGCCATGATGTTTGATGGGGATATTGTATCGGAAGGATATGCCAAGGAATTCTTTGCCGGCAATAATTTTTATACAACGGCTGCCAACCGAATGGCCAGGGAAATATTCCCTTCGGCAGTGACTTGTGAGGATGTGATCGAATTATGCAAGGCCTGTGTCTAA
- a CDS encoding ECF transporter S component has translation MQGLCLNRYKKAATLGTLILIPSLLVLSALKGDRNYALLSVVVIMAAMVPFFLRFEKRNPQARELVAIAVMAGLAALGRVAFAPIPNFKPITAIIIIAGVAFGPEAGFLTGAVAAATSNLFFGQGPWTPWQMFCWGMIGFGAGLLRNSGLLKGKYSLAAYGLLSGFVFGWIMNLWYIIGFINPITWQAITAAYISSFWFDLTHALSTLVFVLVLAGPWLKKLNRLKVKFGLLE, from the coding sequence ATGCAAGGCCTGTGTCTAAACCGTTATAAAAAAGCAGCCACCCTGGGGACCTTGATCTTGATTCCTTCCCTGCTTGTACTGTCGGCTTTAAAAGGAGACAGGAACTATGCATTGCTCAGTGTAGTTGTGATTATGGCGGCCATGGTGCCTTTTTTTCTCAGGTTTGAAAAGCGAAATCCCCAAGCCCGGGAATTAGTGGCGATTGCGGTTATGGCCGGTCTGGCGGCATTAGGGCGGGTGGCCTTTGCGCCTATTCCCAATTTTAAACCCATTACAGCTATCATTATTATTGCCGGTGTGGCCTTCGGGCCGGAGGCTGGTTTTTTGACCGGTGCTGTGGCCGCTGCAACCTCGAATTTATTTTTTGGCCAAGGTCCCTGGACCCCCTGGCAGATGTTCTGCTGGGGCATGATTGGTTTTGGGGCCGGCTTATTAAGAAACAGCGGCCTTCTTAAGGGGAAATATAGTCTGGCCGCTTACGGATTATTGTCAGGTTTTGTCTTTGGCTGGATCATGAACCTTTGGTATATTATTGGCTTTATTAACCCCATTACCTGGCAGGCGATTACCGCAGCCTATATCTCAAGCTTTTGGTTTGACTTGACCCATGCTCTGTCGACACTGGTCTTTGTTTTGGTGTTGGCAGGGCCCTGGTTGAAAAAATTAAATAGGCTAAAGGTCAAATTCGGTTTGCTGGAATAA
- a CDS encoding lipid II flippase Amj family protein produces MLSNPGELFLLTFIIHIIDTFAYSVRLSFIKSRQFALSTTLFNLFYLISLIAHTLQAPLIGGLMDHSLSQSLDPLPVIRQVLLVATLGTLCGIFLTPTFLKIFSNAVKELEVKASVPSIVIDALRWHSIRSFMGIITLPTKAMVHHLPYRKIPLNLLLLNVLVTGIYTIGVMSAYYATLLVDPQHRLAASASAGVLNTAANIIFMLFIDPKSSIITDQALRGSRPHADVKALVVILMSSKLIGTLMGQVLLIPIAKGIARLYM; encoded by the coding sequence GTGCTGTCTAATCCTGGGGAATTATTTTTACTAACCTTTATTATTCATATCATTGACACATTTGCTTACTCAGTACGCCTTAGTTTCATCAAAAGCAGACAATTTGCCTTATCGACGACTCTCTTTAACTTATTTTATTTGATCTCTCTTATAGCTCATACTCTCCAGGCTCCTTTAATCGGAGGCCTTATGGATCATTCCCTCAGTCAAAGTCTTGATCCCCTGCCCGTCATCCGTCAAGTCCTTTTAGTAGCCACCCTGGGTACTCTCTGCGGCATTTTTTTGACGCCGACTTTTTTAAAAATCTTCTCTAATGCTGTAAAGGAGCTTGAAGTGAAGGCTTCAGTCCCCTCTATCGTTATCGATGCTTTAAGATGGCACAGCATCCGCAGTTTTATGGGCATTATCACCCTACCCACTAAAGCCATGGTTCACCATTTACCTTATCGTAAAATTCCCCTTAACTTGCTGCTTCTCAACGTATTGGTCACAGGGATCTACACCATTGGGGTGATGTCAGCTTATTACGCCACCTTGCTTGTCGATCCCCAGCACCGTCTGGCTGCGTCCGCTTCGGCAGGGGTGCTCAACACAGCTGCCAATATTATCTTTATGCTGTTTATTGATCCCAAATCATCCATTATTACTGATCAAGCTTTAAGAGGAAGCCGGCCCCATGCCGATGTTAAAGCCCTGGTGGTTATCTTAATGAGTTCTAAACTTATAGGAACCCTCATGGGACAGGTACTTCTCATCCCCATTGCCAAAGGGATTGCCCGGCTCTATATGTAA
- a CDS encoding CooT family nickel-binding protein, with amino-acid sequence MCESNVYLKEGENETLIMESVDSIEPCENGLKLMDILGRQLFVPARIKDMTLLNHRIVVEKLS; translated from the coding sequence ATGTGTGAGTCTAATGTCTATCTTAAAGAGGGCGAAAATGAAACCTTAATCATGGAATCCGTGGATAGCATCGAACCCTGTGAGAACGGCTTGAAGCTCATGGATATACTGGGCCGTCAATTGTTTGTTCCTGCTCGAATCAAGGATATGACGTTACTTAATCACCGAATTGTTGTAGAAAAATTAAGTTGA
- a CDS encoding alkaline phosphatase — protein MFKKNHFKGIASICVIGTILISLVAAQPNLGIAKSANEEIYKGKTPKYVFMFIGDGMSYAQISSAEMYLGEKSMPGKLTPEQLSFTKFPVHGSLMTQDSSSFIPDSASTATSLASGHKTLSGVINMDETKTHEYKPITEDLKAKGYKIGIITSVPITHATPAAYYAKVANRNDAYEIGKQLAASGFDYFGGGDFDQKTGPEGTDQPIYDIVEEAGYTIANTKEEIQALNNRSGKVVAIDPDDYETALDYEIDREPGELALADYVKKGIDVLNNNKGFFMMVEGGKIDWANHANDAAASIYDTVAFDDSVKVALDFYNAHPKDTLILVTADHECGGMTIGYSLTGYSTHFEKLQPVTMSYQEFDKISKLYKGTNPANPKLEDLSANIKEAYGLDLATLTPYEASLLNNAFAKFMSADTKPANDQESVLYGTYNPLSVTLSHIMNNRAGLSFTTYSHTGVPVPIYAVGTGSELFDGYYDNTKVYYKLASITQSSQAK, from the coding sequence ATGTTCAAAAAGAACCACTTCAAGGGAATCGCGTCTATTTGTGTAATTGGTACAATACTTATATCCCTGGTGGCCGCCCAGCCAAATCTGGGGATAGCAAAGTCAGCGAACGAGGAGATTTATAAAGGAAAAACCCCAAAATATGTGTTTATGTTTATCGGAGACGGTATGAGCTATGCCCAAATCAGCAGCGCTGAAATGTATCTCGGTGAAAAATCCATGCCCGGAAAGCTCACTCCCGAGCAACTGAGCTTCACTAAGTTCCCCGTTCACGGATCACTTATGACGCAAGATTCGTCTTCATTTATTCCTGATTCTGCTTCAACAGCTACTTCCCTTGCATCAGGCCATAAAACTCTCTCCGGCGTAATCAACATGGACGAGACGAAGACTCATGAGTACAAGCCAATTACGGAAGATTTAAAGGCAAAAGGCTATAAAATCGGAATTATAACCAGCGTTCCTATTACCCACGCTACGCCGGCGGCCTACTATGCCAAGGTGGCCAACAGAAATGATGCCTACGAAATAGGCAAACAACTGGCAGCCAGCGGTTTTGATTATTTTGGCGGCGGTGATTTTGATCAAAAGACCGGGCCGGAGGGAACCGACCAGCCTATCTATGATATTGTTGAGGAAGCAGGCTATACCATAGCCAATACCAAAGAAGAAATCCAGGCCTTAAATAACCGTTCAGGCAAAGTGGTTGCCATTGATCCCGACGATTATGAAACAGCCTTAGACTATGAAATCGACCGGGAACCAGGCGAACTGGCTCTGGCCGATTATGTCAAAAAGGGAATTGATGTCTTAAACAACAACAAAGGCTTCTTTATGATGGTGGAAGGCGGAAAAATTGACTGGGCAAACCATGCCAATGATGCCGCGGCTTCCATCTATGATACCGTTGCCTTTGATGATTCTGTTAAAGTGGCTTTAGATTTCTATAATGCACACCCTAAAGATACCTTGATTCTGGTCACAGCTGACCATGAGTGCGGAGGCATGACTATTGGTTATTCTCTGACAGGTTACAGCACCCATTTCGAGAAGCTGCAGCCGGTAACCATGTCTTATCAGGAATTTGACAAAATCAGTAAACTGTACAAAGGAACCAATCCTGCCAATCCCAAGCTGGAGGATTTAAGCGCTAATATTAAAGAAGCCTATGGACTGGACCTTGCAACATTGACTCCATACGAAGCCTCCTTGCTGAATAATGCCTTTGCCAAGTTCATGTCAGCGGATACAAAGCCTGCAAACGACCAGGAAAGTGTTCTTTACGGGACCTATAACCCCTTGTCGGTGACTCTCTCTCATATCATGAATAACCGAGCCGGACTGAGCTTTACCACCTATTCCCATACAGGCGTACCTGTACCCATTTATGCCGTAGGTACCGGTTCTGAGCTGTTTGACGGGTACTATGATAATACGAAGGTTTACTATAAGCTTGCTTCTATAACCCAAAGCTCACAGGCAAAGTAA
- a CDS encoding YibE/F family protein gives MQNILLDTLKKKADGLKRIPLRELIFNLNVIIFIAILALMPTGFQVNTYPESMRAVAKVLEVNNDNLLKTASFAFEGEQVCLVEILDGPFKGQQAPAHNRFMGRLEVDKSFAIGDKALVVIDYTDKTIRNIIMIDHYRINLESILIGIFAVFLILFARWTGAKALLSFLLTVLMIWKLLVPFLLKGWNPIIISLYFVVTATSIIVFLVGGLNRQSMAAVLGSLSGTLLTAVLAMIFGHSFKIHGAVLPYSESLLYAGYAHLDLTEILIAVVFIASAGAVMDLAMDIAAAVHEVVENKPDITTAQAILSGLNVGRTVVGTMTTTLLFAYTGGYISLLMYFMAQGTPVVDIFNLKYVSMEIMHTIVGSFGLVAVAPFTALTSGILLTKRGSIAAGDFSSGEFSLGNWNKSGGQLFKK, from the coding sequence TTGCAGAACATACTTCTTGACACTTTGAAGAAGAAAGCTGACGGGTTAAAAAGAATCCCATTAAGAGAACTTATTTTTAACCTGAATGTCATAATCTTTATCGCAATTTTGGCTCTCATGCCAACGGGGTTTCAAGTGAATACCTATCCTGAAAGCATGCGGGCCGTGGCTAAAGTATTAGAGGTCAATAATGATAACCTGTTGAAGACCGCCAGCTTTGCTTTCGAAGGGGAACAAGTTTGTCTTGTCGAAATTCTGGACGGTCCCTTTAAAGGGCAGCAAGCTCCTGCTCACAACCGCTTCATGGGCAGACTGGAAGTGGATAAATCCTTCGCGATAGGAGATAAAGCTCTGGTAGTCATTGACTACACAGACAAAACTATTCGCAATATCATAATGATTGATCATTACAGGATAAATTTAGAGAGCATTCTTATCGGCATTTTTGCCGTCTTCTTAATTCTCTTTGCCCGCTGGACGGGGGCAAAGGCTCTGCTATCCTTTTTACTGACGGTCTTAATGATTTGGAAATTGCTGGTGCCTTTCCTGCTCAAAGGGTGGAATCCGATTATTATTTCCTTGTATTTTGTAGTAACAGCCACTTCCATCATTGTTTTCCTGGTAGGGGGGCTTAACCGCCAATCCATGGCGGCTGTACTGGGGTCTCTTTCAGGAACGTTGCTTACCGCAGTTTTGGCCATGATTTTTGGCCATAGCTTTAAAATTCATGGTGCAGTCCTGCCTTATTCGGAAAGCCTGCTTTATGCGGGGTACGCCCATTTAGATTTGACCGAGATCTTAATTGCCGTGGTTTTTATTGCTTCGGCGGGTGCGGTAATGGACCTGGCCATGGACATTGCTGCGGCTGTCCATGAAGTTGTAGAAAATAAGCCCGATATCACCACGGCTCAGGCCATACTCTCAGGTCTGAATGTAGGCAGGACGGTAGTGGGAACCATGACAACTACCTTATTATTCGCCTACACCGGGGGCTATATTTCCCTGCTCATGTATTTCATGGCTCAGGGAACGCCGGTTGTAGACATCTTTAATTTGAAGTATGTCTCCATGGAGATTATGCACACGATTGTGGGAAGTTTCGGACTTGTGGCCGTTGCTCCCTTTACGGCCCTTACCTCGGGAATCCTTTTGACAAAGAGAGGGAGCATAGCCGCGGGGGACTTTTCTTCGGGAGAATTCTCACTGGGAAACTGGAATAAATCCGGGGGCCAACTTTTTAAAAAATAA
- a CDS encoding DUF3842 family protein: MRIAVIDGQGGGIGKHIVEQLRKRFPEMYVLALGTNALATGAMVRAGATEGASGESAICFNANQVDMIVGSFAIMMVYELLGEITPAMAAAISASKAEKLLLPIQRGSIQLVGIPRSPLPHQIEVLVNEVEERMKALK, from the coding sequence ATGAGGATAGCAGTTATTGACGGGCAAGGCGGAGGGATTGGCAAACATATCGTTGAGCAGCTGCGCAAACGGTTCCCTGAAATGTACGTCCTGGCGTTGGGAACAAATGCCCTTGCTACCGGTGCGATGGTGCGTGCTGGAGCTACAGAAGGAGCCTCCGGAGAATCAGCGATTTGTTTCAATGCTAATCAGGTTGACATGATTGTTGGGTCCTTTGCCATTATGATGGTTTATGAATTGTTGGGGGAAATAACCCCCGCAATGGCTGCGGCTATTTCTGCCAGCAAAGCTGAAAAATTACTGCTTCCTATTCAGCGGGGAAGCATTCAGCTTGTGGGAATTCCCCGCAGTCCTCTCCCTCATCAGATTGAAGTGCTGGTTAATGAGGTTGAAGAACGAATGAAGGCCCTAAAATAG
- a CDS encoding YfiT family bacillithiol transferase → MDDLKYPIGQYNFSKEVIDEQIPGLVSQIEVLPDLLSRSIGGLSEEQLNCSYRPEGWTIRQVVHHIADSHMNGYVRFRLALTEDRPTIKPYDEVQWAELEDAVNMPVDVSLRLIESLHKRWVRLIRSLSSTQLDSEFRHPDIGNVSIKKAISLYAWHGNHHLGHINTFKKKIGLEI, encoded by the coding sequence ATGGACGATTTGAAATATCCCATTGGTCAATATAATTTTTCTAAAGAGGTCATTGACGAGCAAATTCCAGGCTTAGTTTCACAAATAGAGGTACTGCCAGATTTACTTTCAAGGTCCATTGGAGGTTTATCTGAAGAACAATTGAACTGTTCGTATAGACCAGAGGGATGGACAATTAGACAAGTAGTTCATCATATTGCTGACAGCCATATGAACGGGTACGTTAGGTTCAGATTGGCGCTTACGGAAGATCGTCCCACAATCAAACCATACGACGAGGTCCAATGGGCTGAACTAGAAGATGCTGTAAATATGCCGGTCGATGTTTCTCTAAGACTTATCGAATCGTTACACAAAAGATGGGTTCGATTAATAAGATCATTGTCCAGTACGCAACTAGACTCTGAATTTCGTCACCCTGATATCGGAAACGTCAGTATCAAAAAGGCTATAAGTCTTTACGCTTGGCACGGTAATCATCATCTAGGACACATAAACACCTTCAAAAAGAAGATCGGGCTAGAAATATAG
- a CDS encoding IS110 family transposase encodes MFDVPVLSIDVSKSKSVAAVFKRYQVLDSKPFSFSHSPNDLSLLVDRLSKLELEMGQRPHVVMEATGNYSKPIAAFFQDAGFKVVVLNPLQTHAEKKKSVRKVKTDPIDANRIAQVYYLNQFTEAKPHMDYISELQNLCRQYDGFNTLYIETQLRFRSVLDLLFPKFESVFAHLCSPTALRVLSSFPSPNAILSASRDQIINCLKPAKMAKSWYELKTDALISAAKESLPFNRAQQSNLRVLRMYMDLLRSQQSILTDIRAQMVYWANFSLDYPLLCSIPGVGEATATTILAEIGDIKRFPSSKQLVAFAGIDPSVFESGKFKSSHNKISKRGSPYLRKAIYQATVAGISNRASGPLNMILRSFYLRKINEGKPSKVAIIATSNKLLRIIFGILASQQPFSDPK; translated from the coding sequence ATGTTTGATGTTCCAGTCTTGAGTATTGATGTTTCCAAGTCCAAAAGTGTGGCTGCTGTCTTTAAACGTTATCAAGTTTTAGATTCCAAACCCTTTTCGTTCTCTCATTCACCCAACGATTTATCTCTATTAGTCGATCGACTCAGCAAGTTAGAATTGGAGATGGGTCAACGTCCTCATGTGGTTATGGAGGCTACTGGCAACTACTCCAAGCCTATTGCCGCTTTCTTTCAAGATGCTGGGTTCAAGGTGGTCGTTTTAAATCCTCTTCAGACTCACGCTGAGAAAAAGAAATCCGTTCGTAAAGTTAAGACTGACCCGATTGATGCGAATCGTATTGCTCAGGTTTACTACCTGAATCAATTTACCGAGGCCAAACCTCATATGGATTACATCTCGGAGTTGCAGAATCTTTGCCGCCAGTATGATGGGTTCAACACTCTATATATTGAGACTCAACTCCGGTTTCGTTCCGTTTTAGACCTTCTGTTTCCTAAGTTTGAGTCAGTATTTGCTCATTTATGTAGTCCTACTGCTTTGAGAGTCCTTTCTTCTTTTCCTTCTCCCAATGCTATTCTATCGGCTAGTAGGGACCAGATTATTAATTGTCTTAAGCCAGCAAAGATGGCGAAGAGCTGGTACGAGTTGAAAACGGATGCACTGATATCGGCTGCCAAGGAAAGTCTGCCTTTTAACCGCGCCCAACAGTCAAACTTACGGGTTTTAAGGATGTACATGGATCTCCTCAGATCCCAACAAAGTATTCTGACAGATATACGGGCTCAAATGGTCTACTGGGCAAACTTTTCCCTTGATTACCCTCTCCTTTGTTCAATTCCTGGCGTAGGAGAGGCTACAGCCACCACCATTCTCGCTGAGATTGGTGATATTAAGAGATTCCCGAGTTCTAAACAGTTGGTCGCTTTTGCAGGCATTGACCCCTCTGTCTTCGAATCGGGAAAGTTCAAATCGAGTCATAACAAGATTTCCAAGAGAGGGTCACCTTATCTTAGAAAGGCAATCTATCAAGCCACTGTAGCTGGAATTAGTAATAGAGCCAGTGGCCCTCTAAATATGATCCTTAGAAGTTTTTACCTTCGAAAAATAAACGAAGGCAAGCCTTCTAAAGTCGCAATCATTGCTACTTCTAACAAATTACTTAGGATAATTTTCGGTATTTTAGCTTCTCAGCAGCCATTTTCTGATCCAAAATAA
- a CDS encoding sugar O-acetyltransferase, with protein sequence MNEKEKMIKGDLYKAYDEELFRERQNAKIALYQFNSLHPDEIEKRDNIIRSLFGKTRDKFFIEPPFRCDYGYNIYIGENFYSNYNCTILDCAKVLIGDNVMFGPNVNLFTAGHPINFEVRNEGLEYALPIVIGNNVWIGGGAIVNPRITIGDNVVIGSGSVVTKDIPSNSIAVGNPCKVIRKISDTDRLHKDNSY encoded by the coding sequence ATGAATGAGAAAGAAAAAATGATAAAGGGTGATCTATATAAGGCGTATGATGAAGAGCTTTTCAGGGAACGCCAAAATGCAAAGATAGCTCTATACCAATTTAACTCCTTACATCCAGATGAGATCGAAAAACGAGATAATATTATCAGGAGTTTGTTTGGTAAGACAAGGGATAAGTTTTTTATAGAGCCGCCGTTCCGATGTGACTATGGCTATAACATTTATATAGGGGAGAATTTTTACTCGAACTATAATTGTACTATCTTAGATTGTGCCAAGGTTTTAATTGGCGATAATGTTATGTTCGGACCAAATGTTAACCTTTTTACAGCAGGTCATCCTATTAATTTTGAGGTGCGTAACGAAGGTCTTGAATATGCTTTACCGATAGTTATAGGCAATAATGTTTGGATCGGCGGAGGAGCAATCGTTAATCCGAGAATTACTATTGGTGATAATGTAGTAATAGGTTCTGGAAGCGTAGTAACAAAGGATATTCCATCTAACTCGATTGCCGTGGGTAATCCATGTAAGGTAATACGAAAAATTTCAGACACAGATAGATTACATAAAGACAACAGTTATTGA